In the Aromatoleum bremense genome, one interval contains:
- a CDS encoding aminoglycoside phosphotransferase family protein: protein MQRLTQLNAWLTAQLPGQDFELSPASADASFRRYFRVRFADGSPSRIVMDAPPEHEDTRPWLKVAELFGDAGAHVPEVLARDPDQGFLLLSDLGSTTYLAALTPANAASLYADALGTLIAIQKASRPGVLPEYSRELLRRELMLFPEWYIARHKGVSLDERQRATLDAVFDRILAVNLAEPQVFVHRDYHSRNLMYLADGANPGVIDFQDAVYGPLTYDLASLFKDAYLHWEEDFTLDLLARYWEAARKLGLPVRADFSDFHRDYEWMGVQRHVKVLGIFARLCHRDGKDGYLADMPRVMDYLRRACKRYRDLTPLLRLLDQVDPEPVEVGYTF, encoded by the coding sequence GTGCAAAGACTCACCCAACTGAACGCCTGGCTGACGGCGCAGCTACCCGGACAGGATTTCGAACTGAGCCCGGCATCGGCCGACGCCAGCTTCCGGCGCTATTTCCGCGTACGTTTTGCCGACGGCAGCCCGAGCCGCATCGTCATGGACGCACCGCCCGAACATGAGGACACGCGCCCCTGGCTCAAGGTCGCAGAGCTCTTCGGCGACGCCGGCGCACACGTCCCCGAAGTGCTGGCGCGCGACCCGGACCAGGGCTTCCTGCTGCTGTCGGATCTCGGCAGTACGACCTACCTGGCTGCGCTGACCCCGGCGAATGCCGCGAGCCTCTACGCCGACGCCCTCGGTACGCTGATCGCGATCCAGAAAGCGAGTCGCCCCGGCGTGCTGCCGGAATATTCGCGCGAGCTGCTGCGGCGCGAGCTGATGCTGTTCCCCGAGTGGTACATCGCGCGCCACAAGGGCGTGAGCCTCGACGAGCGCCAGCGCGCGACGCTGGACGCGGTTTTCGACCGCATCCTCGCCGTCAACCTCGCCGAGCCGCAGGTCTTCGTGCATCGCGACTACCACTCGCGCAACCTGATGTACCTCGCCGACGGCGCCAACCCGGGCGTCATCGACTTCCAGGACGCGGTGTACGGCCCGCTGACCTATGACCTCGCGTCGCTGTTCAAGGACGCCTACCTCCACTGGGAAGAGGACTTCACGCTCGATCTGCTCGCGCGCTACTGGGAAGCCGCGCGCAAGCTCGGACTGCCGGTGCGCGCGGATTTCTCCGACTTCCACCGCGACTACGAATGGATGGGCGTGCAGCGCCACGTCAAGGTGCTCGGCATCTTCGCCCGCCTCTGTCACCGCGACGGCAAGGACGGCTACCTCGCCGACATGCCGCGGGTGATGGACTACCTGCGCCGCGCGTGCAAGCGCTACCGCGACCTCACGCCGCTGCTGCGGCTGCTCGACCAGGTCGATCCCGAGCCGGTCGAAGTCGGCTACACGTTCTGA
- the murU gene encoding N-acetylmuramate alpha-1-phosphate uridylyltransferase MurU: MILAAGRGERMRPLTDACPKPLLAAGGRPLIAWHLERLRAAGFTEVVINHAHLGTMIEAALGDGRQFGLHIAYSAEAEALETAGGIRQALALLGDAPFVVVNGDVFCDADFATLRPVGAELAATGDLAHLVMVPNPEHHPDGDFRLDGDRLHCDGEPRLTFSGIGVYRPALFAALAAGTKAPLGPLLREAMDAGRVRGTLHRGYWLDVGTPQRLAALDRHLRQVID; this comes from the coding sequence ATGATCCTCGCCGCCGGGCGCGGCGAGCGGATGCGTCCGCTGACCGACGCCTGCCCGAAGCCGCTGCTCGCCGCCGGCGGCCGGCCGCTGATCGCGTGGCACCTCGAGCGGCTGCGCGCGGCGGGCTTCACCGAGGTCGTCATCAACCACGCCCATCTCGGAACAATGATCGAAGCGGCGCTCGGCGACGGCCGGCAGTTCGGTCTGCATATCGCGTACTCGGCCGAAGCCGAGGCGCTGGAGACAGCCGGCGGCATCCGCCAGGCGCTGGCGCTGCTCGGCGACGCGCCTTTCGTCGTCGTCAACGGCGACGTCTTCTGCGACGCAGACTTCGCCACGCTGCGCCCCGTCGGCGCCGAACTTGCCGCAACGGGCGACCTCGCCCACCTCGTGATGGTGCCCAACCCGGAGCATCACCCCGACGGCGACTTTCGCCTCGACGGCGACCGCCTGCATTGCGACGGCGAGCCGCGGCTGACGTTTTCCGGCATCGGCGTCTATCGGCCGGCGCTGTTCGCCGCCCTCGCAGCGGGAACGAAAGCGCCGCTGGGCCCGCTGCTGCGGGAGGCGATGGACGCCGGCCGGGTGCGCGGCACGCTGCATCGCGGCTACTGGCTCGACGTCGGGACGCCGCAGCGCCTCGCCGCGCTCGACCGGCATCTGCGACAGGTCATCGACTGA
- a CDS encoding aminopeptidase P N-terminal domain-containing protein yields the protein MNSLPERPVPDIAPFHARRERLLARMNALGGGIAVLPTAPECPRNRDTHYPFRHDSYFHYLTGFGEPEAVVVLVAGDPPRSILFCREKNEEREIWDGYRFGPDAARERFGFDEAWTIGDLDQRLPDLLANQPKMWCALGYEADWDARVMRALNAVRANARAGAVPPHAIHDVRTELDEMRLVKDESELAIMRRAAAISGDAHRRAMAATRPGRHEYEIEAELLHSFRRAGSQAPAYPSIVASGPNACVLHYVENDRVMADGELLLIDAGCELDGYASDITRTFPVNGRFTGAQRDVYELVLAAQRAAKDTIRPGVLWNDPHDAAVRVIAQGLLDLDLLSGTLDAVIEQDLYRRFYMHRTGHWLGRDVHDAGEYKRAGEWRPLEPGMVLTVEPGCYIRAAADVPEAFWNIGVRIEDDAVVTATGCEFITDAAPRSIADIEAVMREGAGATA from the coding sequence ATGAACAGTCTCCCAGAGCGCCCCGTGCCTGACATCGCCCCGTTTCACGCCCGCCGCGAGCGGCTTCTCGCGCGCATGAATGCGCTCGGCGGGGGCATCGCGGTGCTGCCGACCGCGCCCGAGTGCCCGCGCAACCGGGACACGCACTATCCGTTCCGCCACGACAGCTACTTCCATTACCTCACCGGCTTCGGCGAGCCCGAAGCGGTGGTCGTGCTGGTGGCGGGCGACCCTCCGCGCTCGATCCTGTTCTGCCGCGAGAAGAACGAGGAACGGGAGATCTGGGACGGCTACCGTTTCGGCCCCGATGCGGCCCGCGAGCGCTTCGGCTTCGACGAAGCGTGGACGATCGGCGACCTCGACCAGCGCCTGCCCGACCTCCTCGCAAACCAGCCGAAGATGTGGTGTGCGCTGGGCTACGAAGCGGACTGGGACGCCCGCGTGATGCGCGCGCTGAACGCGGTGCGGGCGAACGCGCGCGCCGGCGCAGTGCCGCCCCATGCGATCCACGACGTGCGCACCGAGCTCGACGAAATGCGCCTCGTGAAGGACGAATCTGAACTCGCGATCATGCGCCGCGCCGCCGCGATCTCGGGCGACGCGCACCGGCGGGCGATGGCCGCGACCCGCCCCGGCCGCCACGAATACGAGATCGAGGCGGAACTCTTGCACAGCTTTCGCCGCGCCGGCAGCCAGGCGCCCGCCTACCCGTCGATCGTCGCCAGCGGCCCGAACGCGTGCGTGCTGCACTACGTCGAGAACGACCGCGTGATGGCCGATGGCGAGCTGCTGCTGATCGACGCCGGCTGCGAGCTCGACGGCTACGCGTCCGACATCACGCGGACGTTTCCCGTCAATGGCCGCTTCACGGGCGCGCAGCGGGACGTCTATGAACTCGTGCTCGCCGCGCAGCGCGCCGCGAAAGACACGATCCGTCCCGGCGTACTGTGGAACGACCCACACGACGCCGCGGTGCGGGTCATCGCGCAAGGCCTGCTCGATCTCGACCTGCTCTCCGGCACGCTCGACGCGGTCATCGAGCAGGACCTCTACCGGCGCTTCTACATGCACCGCACCGGCCACTGGCTCGGCCGCGACGTCCATGACGCCGGCGAATACAAGCGCGCCGGCGAGTGGCGCCCGCTCGAACCCGGCATGGTGCTGACCGTCGAGCCGGGCTGCTACATCCGCGCCGCCGCCGACGTGCCGGAAGCGTTCTGGAACATCGGCGTGCGCATCGAGGACGATGCCGTCGTCACCGCCACCGGCTGCGAATTCATCACCGATGCGGCGCCGCGGTCGATCGCCGACATCGAGGCGGTAATGCGCGAGGGCGCCGGTGCGACAGCCTGA
- a CDS encoding FAD-dependent monooxygenase, with protein sequence MRQPDLLVVGAGPVGLALALALKDSGFTVVLADARPRAAVLADPRVLALAHGTRLTLERLGVWDGLAATPICSIHVSQQGGFGRTELRAEDYGQPALGYVVSAGALAGALRAAVDRSGIAVLDETQVTALTPQADAVVATLVATLGGTAASAPDDAPCRARLVACAEGRLEAGQDVVERDYRQHALIARIDVDGGHRHRAFERFTPQGPIALLPCDSNFALVQVVSPERADQLLAIDDADYVAQLQDRFGTRLRFGPVSRRHRYPLGLRYRRHPVGARTVWLGNAAQTLHPVAGQGFNLALRDVWALADTLLRHPGDPGGAAVLDAYADARGLDRFGAIHFTDALVRAFSNDFAPLRQLRGAGLLALDIIPPLRDFVARRMMFGARAWP encoded by the coding sequence GTGCGACAGCCTGACCTCTTGGTCGTCGGCGCCGGGCCGGTCGGGCTCGCCCTGGCCCTCGCGCTGAAGGACAGCGGATTCACGGTCGTGCTCGCCGACGCCCGCCCGCGCGCGGCCGTGCTCGCCGACCCGCGCGTGCTCGCGCTGGCGCACGGCACGCGCCTGACGTTGGAGCGGCTCGGCGTGTGGGACGGGCTGGCGGCGACGCCGATCTGCAGCATCCACGTCTCCCAGCAAGGCGGCTTCGGCCGCACCGAGCTTCGGGCCGAAGACTACGGCCAGCCGGCGCTCGGCTACGTCGTCTCGGCCGGCGCACTCGCCGGCGCTCTGCGCGCAGCGGTGGACCGCAGCGGCATTGCCGTCCTCGACGAAACGCAAGTCACCGCGCTCACGCCGCAGGCCGACGCCGTCGTTGCCACCCTCGTCGCCACCCTCGGCGGCACTGCGGCGAGTGCCCCGGACGACGCGCCGTGCCGCGCGCGCCTCGTCGCCTGCGCCGAAGGCCGGCTCGAGGCCGGGCAGGACGTCGTCGAGCGTGACTATCGCCAGCACGCCCTCATCGCGCGGATCGACGTCGACGGCGGTCACCGCCATCGCGCTTTCGAGCGCTTCACGCCCCAGGGTCCGATCGCGCTGCTGCCATGCGACAGCAACTTCGCGCTGGTCCAGGTCGTTTCGCCCGAACGCGCCGACCAGCTGCTCGCCATCGACGACGCCGACTATGTCGCGCAGTTGCAGGACCGCTTCGGCACCCGCTTACGGTTCGGACCGGTTTCCCGCCGCCACCGCTACCCCCTCGGCCTGCGCTACCGGCGCCATCCGGTGGGCGCACGCACCGTATGGCTCGGCAACGCCGCCCAGACTCTCCATCCGGTCGCCGGACAAGGCTTCAACCTCGCGCTGCGCGACGTCTGGGCGCTGGCCGACACGTTGCTGCGCCACCCCGGCGATCCGGGCGGAGCGGCAGTCCTGGACGCCTATGCCGATGCCCGCGGCCTCGACCGCTTCGGCGCGATCCACTTCACCGACGCGCTCGTGCGCGCGTTCAGCAATGACTTCGCCCCGCTGCGCCAGCTCCGCGGCGCCGGCCTGCTGGCCCTCGACATCATCCCGCCGCTGCGCGATTTCGTCGCGCGGCGGATGATGTTCGGGGCCCGCGCCTGGCCCTGA
- the dusB gene encoding tRNA dihydrouridine synthase DusB, which produces MQYAGFTLRNNLFVAPMAGVTDRPFRQLCKKLGAGVAVSEMVTSNSLLYGSAKTRRRAEHAGEADPISVQIAGADPAMMADAARYNADNGAQIIDINMGCPAKKVCNVMAGSALMQNEPLVARILEAVVAAVPGTPVTLKFRTGWNRDHRNAPTIARIAEASGIRAVAIHGRTRADQYTGNAEYDTIAEVKSLVKIPVIANGDITTPEKARYVLDYTGADGVMIGRAAQGRPWIFREIEHYLATGTLLPPPLVAEILQVCREHLGDLYAFYGEETGVRIARKHISWYTKGLVGSAAFRRTMNQLSDVREQLEAVDDFFGRLAEQDARLRYEEELPQELAA; this is translated from the coding sequence ATGCAGTACGCCGGTTTTACCCTGCGCAACAATCTTTTCGTCGCCCCGATGGCGGGCGTGACCGATCGGCCGTTCCGCCAGCTGTGCAAGAAGCTCGGCGCAGGCGTCGCGGTCAGCGAAATGGTCACGTCGAACTCGCTGCTCTATGGCAGTGCGAAAACCCGTCGCCGCGCCGAGCACGCCGGCGAGGCCGATCCGATCTCGGTGCAGATCGCCGGCGCCGATCCGGCGATGATGGCCGACGCCGCGCGCTACAACGCCGACAACGGCGCACAGATCATCGACATCAACATGGGCTGCCCGGCGAAGAAAGTGTGCAACGTCATGGCAGGCTCCGCACTGATGCAGAACGAGCCGCTCGTCGCCCGCATCCTCGAGGCGGTCGTCGCCGCAGTGCCCGGTACCCCGGTGACGCTCAAGTTCCGCACCGGCTGGAACCGCGACCACCGCAACGCGCCGACGATCGCCCGCATTGCCGAGGCATCGGGCATCCGCGCGGTCGCGATCCATGGCCGCACGCGCGCCGACCAATACACCGGCAACGCCGAGTACGACACGATCGCCGAAGTGAAATCCCTCGTGAAGATCCCGGTGATCGCCAACGGCGACATCACGACGCCCGAGAAAGCCCGCTACGTGCTCGACTACACCGGCGCCGACGGCGTGATGATCGGCCGGGCCGCGCAGGGCCGGCCGTGGATCTTCCGTGAAATCGAGCATTACCTCGCCACCGGCACGCTGCTGCCGCCGCCGCTCGTCGCCGAAATCCTCCAGGTATGCCGCGAGCACCTGGGCGACCTGTACGCGTTCTATGGCGAGGAAACCGGGGTCAGGATCGCACGCAAGCACATCTCCTGGTACACGAAGGGCCTCGTCGGCTCGGCGGCTTTCCGCCGCACGATGAACCAGCTGTCCGATGTGCGCGAACAACTCGAGGCTGTTGACGACTTCTTCGGCCGCCTCGCCGAGCAGGACGCCCGCCTGCGCTACGAAGAAGAACTCCCGCAGGAACTCGCAGCATGA
- a CDS encoding helix-turn-helix domain-containing protein, translating to MTRSNEIAESIHRTLDQYFRDLDGEKPAAIYDMVIRNVERPMLEFVLRQANGNQTVAAEMLGINRNTLRRKLTEYELL from the coding sequence ATGACCCGCTCGAACGAGATCGCCGAATCGATCCACCGCACCCTTGACCAGTACTTCCGCGATCTGGACGGCGAGAAGCCGGCCGCGATCTATGACATGGTGATCCGCAACGTCGAGCGCCCGATGCTCGAATTCGTGCTTCGCCAAGCCAATGGCAACCAGACCGTCGCCGCCGAGATGCTCGGCATCAACCGCAACACGCTGCGCCGCAAGCTGACGGAATACGAACTGCTGTAG
- the purH gene encoding bifunctional phosphoribosylaminoimidazolecarboxamide formyltransferase/IMP cyclohydrolase produces MKVSQALISVSDKRGVVEFARSLDALGVKLLSTGGTAAMLRQAGLPVTDVSEHTGFPEMLDGRVKTLHPKVHGGILARRDLPEHMETIAAHDISRIDLVVVNLYPFAATVAKPDCTLDDAIENIDIGGPTMVRAAAKNHGNEAGGVGIVTDPEDYASIVAELSSGDGALSYRTRFALAVKAFTHTARYDAAISNYLTALTFDATGAATRQAYPERFQLAFDKVQDLRYGENPHQSAAFYREQCAPEGVIAAYRQLQGKELSYNNIADADAAWECVKAFDVEAGPVACVIVKHANPCGVALAETPQAAYRKAFSTDPTSAFGGIIAFNCEVDRAAAEAVAAQFLEVLIAPSYSADALAVLAAKQNVRVLTCALGKPSGALDLKRVGGGLLVQSADEARIAVADLRIVTRRAPTEQELGDLLFAWRVAKYVKSNAIVYCRDGMTVGVGAGQMSRVDSARIAAIKAENAGLTVHGSVVASDAFFPFRDGLDVLARAGATAVIQPGGSMRDSEVIAAADEQGVAMVFTGFRHFRH; encoded by the coding sequence ATGAAAGTCTCCCAAGCCCTGATCAGCGTCTCCGACAAGCGCGGCGTCGTCGAATTTGCCCGCTCGCTCGATGCGCTCGGCGTCAAGCTGCTGTCGACCGGCGGCACCGCCGCGATGCTGCGCCAGGCCGGCCTGCCGGTCACCGACGTGTCCGAGCACACCGGTTTTCCGGAAATGCTCGACGGCCGCGTCAAGACGCTGCACCCGAAGGTGCACGGCGGCATCCTCGCGCGTCGTGACCTGCCGGAGCACATGGAGACGATCGCCGCACACGACATCTCGCGCATCGACCTCGTCGTCGTGAACCTCTATCCGTTCGCCGCAACCGTCGCCAAGCCCGACTGCACGCTCGACGACGCGATCGAGAACATCGACATCGGCGGCCCGACGATGGTGCGCGCGGCGGCCAAGAACCACGGCAACGAAGCGGGCGGCGTCGGCATCGTCACCGACCCGGAAGACTACGCGTCGATCGTCGCCGAGCTGAGCTCGGGCGACGGCGCGCTGAGCTACAGGACGCGCTTCGCGCTCGCGGTAAAAGCTTTCACGCATACTGCGCGCTACGACGCGGCGATTTCCAATTACCTGACCGCGCTGACTTTCGACGCCACTGGAGCGGCCACGCGGCAGGCCTATCCGGAACGCTTCCAGCTCGCGTTCGACAAGGTCCAGGACCTGCGCTATGGCGAGAACCCGCACCAGTCCGCGGCCTTCTACCGCGAGCAGTGCGCGCCGGAAGGCGTGATCGCAGCCTACCGGCAGCTGCAGGGCAAGGAACTGTCGTACAACAACATCGCCGACGCCGACGCGGCGTGGGAATGCGTCAAGGCGTTCGACGTCGAGGCCGGCCCCGTCGCGTGCGTCATCGTCAAGCACGCGAACCCGTGCGGCGTCGCGCTCGCCGAAACCCCGCAGGCCGCTTACCGCAAGGCCTTCTCGACCGATCCGACGTCGGCCTTCGGCGGCATCATCGCCTTCAACTGCGAAGTCGACCGGGCCGCTGCCGAGGCCGTCGCAGCGCAGTTCCTCGAAGTGCTGATCGCGCCCTCGTACAGCGCCGACGCGCTCGCGGTGCTCGCCGCGAAGCAGAACGTGCGGGTGCTGACCTGCGCCCTCGGCAAGCCGTCCGGCGCCCTCGACCTGAAGCGGGTCGGCGGCGGGCTGCTGGTGCAAAGCGCCGACGAGGCCCGCATCGCGGTCGCCGATCTCAGGATCGTCACCCGGCGCGCGCCGACCGAACAGGAACTCGGCGACCTGCTGTTCGCGTGGCGGGTGGCGAAATACGTCAAGTCGAACGCGATCGTGTATTGCCGCGACGGCATGACGGTCGGCGTCGGCGCGGGCCAGATGAGCCGCGTCGATTCGGCCCGCATCGCCGCGATCAAGGCCGAGAACGCCGGGCTGACGGTGCACGGTTCGGTGGTCGCCTCCGACGCGTTCTTCCCGTTCCGCGACGGGCTCGACGTGCTCGCCCGGGCCGGCGCCACCGCGGTGATCCAGCCCGGCGGCTCGATGCGCGACAGCGAGGTGATCGCCGCGGCCGACGAACAGGGCGTGGCGATGGTGTTCACCGGTTTCCGTCATTTCCGGCATTGA
- the purD gene encoding phosphoribosylamine--glycine ligase yields MKVLVIGSGGREHALAWRLAQSPKVTRVLVAPGNPGTAREPLLENVAVTAIPDLVELARTEQVQFTVVGPEAPLAAGVVDAFRAAGLPIFGPTKGAAQLESSKDFAKRFMARHNIPTAKHATFSDPSAAHDYVEAEGAPIVIKADGLAAGKGVVVAATLAEAHAAIDLMLSGNQSGVQYDEAGARVVVEEFMAGEEASFIVMADGKHALALATSQDHKRLRDKDEGPNTGGMGAYSPAPVVTPEIHARVMREIILPTLAGMSADGLSYTGFLYAGLMIDEAGQPRVVEFNCRMGDPETQPIMMRLKTDLSDLVEAAIGGRLDQVEAEWDRRVALGVVLAAEGYPEAPRKGDVVSGFPTTESEDVHVFHAGTAELDGRVVTAGGRVLCVTALGDNIRSAQKRAYEIADGIIFEGRQYRRDIGHRAIARKG; encoded by the coding sequence ATGAAAGTTCTCGTCATCGGTTCCGGCGGCCGCGAACACGCGCTGGCCTGGAGACTCGCCCAGTCGCCCAAAGTCACACGCGTGCTGGTTGCCCCGGGCAATCCGGGCACCGCGCGCGAGCCGCTGCTCGAGAACGTCGCGGTCACTGCGATCCCGGACCTCGTCGAACTCGCGCGCACCGAGCAGGTGCAATTCACCGTCGTCGGCCCGGAAGCACCGCTTGCGGCCGGCGTCGTCGACGCCTTTCGCGCTGCCGGCCTGCCGATCTTCGGCCCGACGAAAGGCGCGGCGCAGCTCGAAAGCTCGAAGGACTTCGCCAAGCGCTTCATGGCCCGGCACAACATCCCGACGGCGAAACACGCAACCTTCTCCGACCCGTCCGCGGCGCACGACTATGTCGAGGCCGAAGGGGCGCCGATCGTCATCAAGGCCGACGGCCTGGCCGCCGGCAAGGGCGTCGTGGTCGCCGCGACGCTTGCCGAAGCCCATGCCGCGATCGACCTGATGCTGAGCGGCAACCAGAGCGGCGTGCAGTACGACGAAGCCGGCGCGCGGGTCGTCGTCGAGGAGTTCATGGCGGGCGAGGAAGCGAGCTTCATCGTCATGGCCGACGGCAAGCATGCGCTGGCACTGGCGACGAGCCAGGACCACAAGCGCCTGCGGGACAAGGACGAGGGACCCAACACCGGAGGCATGGGCGCCTATTCGCCGGCGCCGGTCGTGACGCCCGAAATCCACGCCCGCGTGATGCGCGAGATCATCCTGCCGACTCTTGCCGGCATGAGCGCCGACGGGCTGTCCTATACCGGCTTCCTGTACGCGGGCCTGATGATCGACGAAGCGGGCCAGCCGCGCGTCGTCGAGTTCAACTGCCGCATGGGCGACCCGGAAACCCAGCCGATCATGATGCGCCTGAAGACCGACCTGTCCGACCTCGTCGAAGCGGCGATCGGCGGACGGCTCGACCAGGTCGAAGCCGAATGGGACCGCCGCGTCGCGCTCGGCGTCGTGCTCGCCGCCGAAGGCTATCCCGAGGCGCCTCGCAAGGGCGACGTGGTGTCCGGATTCCCGACCACCGAGAGCGAGGACGTGCACGTCTTCCACGCGGGCACCGCGGAGCTGGACGGGCGGGTCGTGACCGCCGGAGGCCGCGTGCTGTGCGTCACCGCGCTCGGCGACAACATCCGCAGCGCGCAGAAGCGCGCCTACGAAATCGCCGACGGGATCATCTTCGAAGGACGCCAGTACCGCCGCGACATCGGCCACCGCGCCATTGCGCGCAAAGGCTGA
- the hemF gene encoding oxygen-dependent coproporphyrinogen oxidase, translating into MGAPDSRIVRQHLLDLQSRLVAALERFDGSSFREDAWQRPAGGGGITRVIEEGRFFERGGVNFSHVIGGAMPASAIAHRPDLAGRAFEAMGVSLVLHPRNPYCPTVHMNVRFFIASHPETAVPPPVAAPVWWFGGGMDLTPYYPYEEDVRDFHRTCRAAVLPWGGEPEYRRLKEWCDRYFFLKHRNEPRGVGGLFFDDLGADGETDFDTAFGLARSVGDAFLDAYMPIVERRRDVAYGERERDFQAYRRGRYVEFNLVFDRGTLFGLQSGGRTESILMSLPPVVKWRYDWQPEPGSAEARLYDEFLAPRDWC; encoded by the coding sequence ATGGGCGCGCCCGATTCGCGCATTGTCAGGCAGCACCTGCTCGACCTGCAAAGCCGCCTCGTCGCTGCGCTCGAACGATTCGACGGCAGCAGCTTCCGCGAGGATGCGTGGCAGCGCCCGGCGGGCGGCGGAGGCATCACGCGCGTCATCGAGGAAGGCCGTTTCTTCGAACGGGGCGGGGTCAATTTCTCGCATGTGATCGGCGGCGCGATGCCCGCCTCGGCGATCGCGCACCGCCCCGATCTCGCGGGCCGCGCGTTCGAGGCGATGGGCGTATCGCTCGTGCTGCATCCGCGCAACCCGTACTGTCCGACGGTGCACATGAACGTGCGCTTCTTCATCGCCTCGCACCCGGAGACGGCCGTTCCGCCGCCTGTCGCGGCGCCGGTCTGGTGGTTCGGCGGGGGCATGGACCTGACGCCCTATTACCCGTACGAGGAAGACGTGCGGGATTTCCACCGCACCTGCCGGGCGGCGGTGCTGCCATGGGGCGGGGAGCCGGAATACCGCCGCCTCAAGGAATGGTGCGACCGGTACTTCTTCCTGAAACACCGCAACGAACCACGCGGTGTCGGGGGCCTGTTCTTCGACGATCTCGGCGCCGACGGCGAGACGGACTTCGACACCGCATTCGGGCTCGCGCGCAGCGTCGGCGACGCGTTCCTCGACGCCTATATGCCGATCGTCGAGCGACGGCGCGACGTCGCATATGGCGAACGCGAACGCGATTTCCAGGCCTACCGCCGCGGCCGCTACGTCGAATTCAACCTGGTGTTCGACCGCGGCACGCTGTTCGGCCTGCAGTCGGGCGGACGCACCGAGTCGATCCTGATGTCGCTGCCGCCGGTCGTCAAATGGCGCTACGACTGGCAGCCGGAGCCGGGCAGCGCCGAGGCGCGTCTATATGACGAGTTTCTCGCCCCGCGCGACTGGTGCTGA
- a CDS encoding heme biosynthesis HemY N-terminal domain-containing protein produces MRALLWLIALFALAAGVAMLASLNTGYVLVVLPPWRAQLSLNLLIVALLVAFFTGYVALRLVGKTIALPGRVGVFRERRRKDKAGRALRDGLRALFEGRFAQALKLSGNAFDAGESRSMAALVAARAAHGMHDDTRYRIWIGRAAEQEEEARVARLMTEAELAIEGRRFEEAAERLENLRLSGHRHIAALRLSLKVASALEQWEEVLRLARQLRKHKALTDEQAQPVVRRAHVERIRELARDGEALAAYWRSIPAAELGDRRMVEEAVPYLAAAGQGALVRKTMERMLDTEWDGGLARLYAQCANGDAAGCLARAEGWLRKHPKDADLLYALGRLCLAAQLWGKAQSYLEASLNLAPTIETHLALAHLFERLERAEEAHAHYRAAAEHSAA; encoded by the coding sequence ATGCGTGCCCTGCTCTGGCTCATCGCCTTATTCGCTCTCGCTGCCGGGGTGGCGATGCTCGCGAGCCTCAACACCGGCTACGTGCTCGTCGTGCTGCCGCCGTGGCGCGCCCAGCTGTCACTGAATCTCCTCATCGTCGCGCTGCTGGTGGCGTTTTTCACCGGCTACGTGGCGCTCCGGCTGGTCGGGAAAACGATCGCGCTGCCGGGCCGGGTCGGCGTGTTTCGCGAGCGCCGGCGCAAGGACAAGGCCGGCCGAGCGCTGCGCGACGGCTTGCGTGCCCTGTTCGAAGGCCGCTTCGCGCAGGCGCTGAAGCTCTCCGGTAACGCTTTCGACGCCGGGGAAAGCCGCTCGATGGCGGCGCTCGTCGCGGCGCGTGCGGCGCACGGCATGCACGATGACACCCGCTACCGGATCTGGATCGGGCGGGCCGCCGAGCAGGAAGAAGAAGCCCGTGTTGCGCGCCTGATGACCGAAGCCGAACTCGCGATCGAAGGGCGGCGCTTCGAAGAAGCTGCCGAACGGCTCGAAAATCTGCGCCTGTCCGGGCATCGGCACATCGCCGCGCTGCGTCTGTCACTGAAAGTGGCTTCGGCGCTGGAGCAATGGGAAGAGGTCCTGCGCCTCGCGCGGCAGTTGCGCAAGCACAAGGCCCTGACGGACGAGCAGGCACAACCGGTGGTGCGCCGCGCGCACGTCGAACGAATACGCGAACTGGCCCGCGACGGCGAGGCGCTCGCGGCGTACTGGCGCAGTATTCCGGCTGCCGAACTGGGTGACCGGCGCATGGTCGAGGAAGCCGTTCCCTATCTTGCCGCAGCGGGACAGGGAGCGCTGGTGCGCAAGACCATGGAACGCATGCTCGACACCGAGTGGGACGGGGGATTGGCGCGGCTGTACGCCCAGTGCGCGAACGGCGATGCGGCCGGCTGCCTCGCGCGTGCCGAAGGGTGGCTGCGCAAGCACCCGAAGGATGCAGACCTGCTGTATGCGCTCGGCCGGCTATGCCTGGCGGCACAGCTGTGGGGCAAGGCGCAGAGTTACCTCGAGGCGTCGCTGAACCTCGCGCCGACAATCGAAACGCACCTTGCGCTCGCGCATCTGTTCGAGCGTCTCGAACGGGCCGAGGAGGCGCACGCTCACTATCGCGCGGCGGCCGAACACTCGGCTGCCTGA